A region of Argentina anserina chromosome 5, drPotAnse1.1, whole genome shotgun sequence DNA encodes the following proteins:
- the LOC126795354 gene encoding GRAS family protein RAD1-like produces MAPVRGFECTNHETRSNGMNDLELHGLNHSSMACYSYPYMPSLDEEASANDSSLINPYSDHESRDHKRLKRTVSIDDSVSSITSVNNSMISRSISTNSLTTLPRLHFRDHIWTYTQRYLAAEAVEEAAAAMINAEQNGAEQQDGTADGMRLVQLLIACAEAVACRDKTHASALLSELRSNALVFGSSFQRVASCFVQGLASRLALVQPLGAVGFVPSKLNAKDYALMDRKEEALRLVYEICPHIQFGHFVANSLILEAFEGESFVHVVDLGMTLGLPHGDQWRDLIQSLATRSGQPSVSRLRITGVGLCADRLQIIGEELEVYADSLGLILEFSCVESNLENLKPQDIKLVEGEVLVVNSILQLHCVVKESRGALNSVLQMIHELSPKVLVLVEQDSSHNGPFFLGRFMEALHYYSAIFDSLDAMLPKYDTRRAKMEQFYFAEEIKNIISCEGPARVERHERVDQWRRRMSRAGFQGAPIKMMAQAKQWLGKNKVCEGYTVVEEKGCLVLGWKSRSIVAASCWKC; encoded by the coding sequence ATGGCTCCCGTCCGAGGTTTCGAGTGCACCAATCATGAAACTAGGAGTAATGGAATGAATGACCTCGAACTACATGGTCTTAAtcattcatccatggcttgctATTCGTATCCTTACATGCCCTCACTCGATGAGGAGGCCAGTGCCAATGACTCTTCCTTGATCAACCCCTACTCGGATCATGAAAGCCGGGACCATAAGAGGCTGAAAAGGACTGTTAGTATAGATGACTCAGTGTCTAGTATTACCAGTGTCAACAACAGCATGATCAGCCGCAGCATCAGTACTAATAGCTTGACCACCTTGCCAAGGCTTCATTTCCGGGATCATATATGGACTTACACGCAAAGATACCTTGCAGCCGAAGCTGTTGAGGAGGCAGCAGCGGCTATGATCAATGCCGAGCAAAATGGAGCTGAACAACAAGATGGAACTGCTGATGGGATGCGGCTTGTTCAGCTCCTCATTGCTTGTGCTGAAGCTGTTGCTTGCCGCGACAAGACACACGCATCTGCTTTACTATCTGAGCTTCGTTCCAATGCTTTGGTGTTTGGCTCTTCGTTCCAGCGCGTTGCGTCTTGCTTTGTGCAAGGCCTAGCTAGCAGGCTAGCCTTGGTTCAACCGCTTGGGGCAGTTGGTTTTGTTCCATCTAAATTGAATGCGAAAGATTATGCTCTAATGGACAGGAAAGAAGAGGCATTGCGCCTAGTTTATGAAATATGCCCACATATTCAATTTGGTCATTTTGTGGCCAACTCATTAATATTGGAAGCCTTTGAGGGAGAGAGTTTCGTTCATGTGGTAGACCTAGGGATGACCCTCGGTTTGCCACACGGTGACCAGTGGCGAGACCTGATCCAAAGCCTCGCAACTCGTTCAGGCCAGCCATCAGTGTCGCGTCTACGCATAACTGGTGTTGGCCTTTGCGCTGACAGATTGCAAATTATTGGAGAAGAGCTTGAGGTTTACGCTGACAGCTTGGGATTAATTCTGGAGTTTTCTTGTGTGGAAAGCAACTTAGAAAACCTAAAGCCTCAAGACATCAAACTTGTTGAAGGTGAAGTACTGGTTGTCAATAGCATTCTTCAGCTGCATTGTGTGGTGAAAGAGAGCAGGGGAGCTCTCAATTCGGTTCTGCAAATGATTCATGAGCTATCGCCAAAAGTCTTAGTTCTTGTAGAGCAGGACTCAAGCCACAATGGTCCCTTTTTTCTTGGGAGGTTCATGGAAGCACTGCATTACTACTCTGCTATATTTGACTCACTAGATGCAATGCTGCCCAAATACGACACTAGACGTGCCAAGATGGAGCAGTTCTACTTTGCTGAGGAGATCAAGAACATCATCAGCTGTGAGGGACCGGCACGCGTGGAGAGGCATGAGAGGGTTGATCAGTGGCGCAGGAGGATGAGCCGTGCCGGTTTTCAAGGTGCACCAATTAAGATGATGGCTCAGGCAAAGCAGTGGCTTGGGAAGAACAAGGTTTGTGAGGGTTACACTGTTGTGGAAGAAAAAGGTTGCTTGGTTCTTGGTTGGAAATCAAGGTCTATTGTTGCTGCTTCTTGCTGGAAATGCTAA
- the LOC126795069 gene encoding nucleoside diphosphate kinase 2, chloroplastic, which yields MESVAVFGGASPSFSSSLQRSTQTTSPTCLSYAQPNSNLRTIHQKLAAFPTHLFSYFQSRPHAKTPAKPRIFLPHLVASLEQVEETYIMVKPDGVQRGLVGEIISRFEKKGFKLTGLKLFQCPRDLAEEHYRDLKSKSFFPKLIEYIVSGPVVCMAWEGVDVVASARKLIGSTDPLQAEPGTIRGDLAVQTGRNVVHGSDSPENGKREIALWFKEGEVCQWTSSQAPWLRE from the exons ATGGAGAGTGTGGCAGTGTTTGGCGGAGCAAGTCCGAGTTTTTCCTCATCCCTTCAACGCTCAACCCAGACAACAAGTCCCACCTGCTTATCCTACGCCCAACCCAACTCTAACCTGCGTACCATTCACCAAAAGCTAGCAGCTTTCCCGACTCATCTTTTCTCCTATTTCCAATCCCGTCCTCATGCTAAAACTCCCGCCAAACCCCGCATCTTTCTCCCACACCTGGTTGCTTCCCTG GAACAGGTTGAGGAGACATACATAATGGTGAAGCCTGATGGTGTTCAACGTGGCCTT GTTGGAGAGATAATCTCAAGGTTTGAAAAGAAGGGATTTAAACTGACTGGCTTGAAGCTCTTCCAGTGCCCCAGAGATTTGGCAGAG GAGCATTATAGGGATCTCAAGTCAAAGTCATTCTTCCCTAAGTTGATAGAGTACATTGTATCTGGCCCAGTTGTGTGCATG GCATGGGAGGGTGTTGACGTTGTTGCATCAGCACGTAAGTTGATAGGGTCTACAGACCCTCTTCAAGCTGAACCAGGAACTATTAGAGGAGATCTTGCTGTTCAAACAGGAAG GAATGTGGTTCATGGGAGTGATAGCCCTGAAAATGGCAAGCGTGAAATAG CTCTCTGGTTTAAAGAAGGTGAAGTATGCCAGTGGACATCATCTCAAGCACCATGGCTGAGAGAGTGA
- the LOC126795081 gene encoding uncharacterized protein LOC126795081, with the protein MFGRVRASSVPADSLERPPSKIFKDDSLSIYETTLMKLRLGSKRNLSLCSNSSSLELEPMNIEVNCASSGTSSSPDLVAASPQEEVMTLDMDCSSERSSITSSDCDSVGTLKQPRSAEVSILYLFSKFKRAHTAVSSSSGEAMTIDSVRRFPKF; encoded by the exons ATGTTTGGGAGAGTAAGAGCGTCGTCTGTTCCGGCAGACAGCTTGGAAAGACCGCCTTCCAAGATTTTCAAAGACGATTCTCTCTCAATCTACG AGACTACGCTCATGAAGCTTAGATTGGGTTCAAAACGTAATCTAAGTCTGTGCTCTAATTCAAGTTCTCTTGAGTTGGAGCCAATGAACATAGAGGTGAACTGTGCTTCCTCCGGGACTTCAAGCTCTCCTGATTTGGTTGCGGCCTCTCCACAGGAGGAGGTTATGACATTAgacatggattgttcttcagAAAGAAGTTCAATAACTTCGAGCGATTGCGATTCTGTAGGCACCTTGAAACAGCCAAGGAGTGCAGAGGTCTCGATTCTCTACCTCTTCTCCAAATTTAAGAGAGCTCACACTGCTGTCAGCTCGTCATCAGGGGAGGCAATGACTATCGATAGTGTCAGGCGTTTCCCCAAGTTCTAG